The following are from one region of the Rhodopirellula sp. P2 genome:
- a CDS encoding DHH family phosphoesterase produces MGVNWKAFVDQIQHYQSFVLVSHIRPDCDALGSELGMAEVLRTVGKDVRIINAHRTPPALSFLDPAGNIEVLGDSVEAEDVKADCIMILDTSAWAQLGDMGDVIRASRADKMVLDHHVGEDELGARMYKDYQSEATGHLVVQAADALNVPLTRTMATPLFAAIATDTGWFRFPSVTSDTYRTIGRLIDAGVVPSEVYGDLYERDTLGRLKLRGLILSRTTTEMDGTLVYTSVHKEDFELCGAQPNDTEDAINLTLAIRGTQAAVIFVGQVRGGFKLSFRSRCGVDCNEVARQFGGGGHKAAAGAFLEGTLDEVKDRVLPVMREALAAALG; encoded by the coding sequence GTGGGAGTCAACTGGAAAGCGTTCGTCGACCAGATTCAACACTATCAATCGTTTGTTTTGGTCAGCCACATTCGACCCGATTGCGATGCTCTGGGCAGTGAGCTGGGGATGGCAGAGGTGTTGCGGACGGTTGGGAAAGATGTTCGCATCATCAATGCTCACCGAACTCCGCCTGCTTTGTCGTTCCTGGATCCTGCCGGCAACATCGAAGTGCTGGGCGATTCCGTCGAAGCCGAAGATGTGAAAGCGGACTGCATCATGATTCTGGACACCAGTGCGTGGGCACAACTGGGTGACATGGGCGATGTCATTCGTGCGTCTCGCGCGGACAAGATGGTGCTGGATCACCACGTGGGTGAGGATGAACTGGGGGCGAGGATGTACAAAGACTATCAGTCTGAAGCGACCGGTCATTTGGTGGTGCAGGCCGCGGACGCGCTCAACGTGCCGCTGACGCGAACGATGGCGACACCTTTGTTCGCAGCCATTGCGACGGACACGGGCTGGTTCCGGTTCCCGAGTGTCACGTCGGACACCTATCGAACGATCGGCCGTTTGATCGATGCGGGCGTGGTCCCCAGTGAGGTGTACGGGGACCTCTATGAACGCGACACGCTCGGGAGATTGAAACTGCGCGGATTGATTCTTTCTCGAACAACCACCGAGATGGATGGCACACTGGTTTATACCTCCGTCCACAAAGAAGACTTTGAGTTGTGCGGCGCGCAACCCAACGACACCGAAGATGCGATCAACTTGACCTTGGCGATTCGTGGCACCCAAGCCGCCGTGATTTTTGTTGGACAGGTGCGGGGTGGGTTCAAACTGAGCTTCCGCAGCCGATGTGGGGTCGATTGCAACGAGGTCGCTCGTCAGTTCGGTGGCGGTGGCCACAAAGCCGCTGCGGGGGCGTTCTTGGAAGGCACCCTTGATGAGGTCAAAGACCGCGTGCTGCCGGTGATGCGAGAAGCACTCGCTGCTGCCTTGGGTTAG
- a CDS encoding ATP-binding protein: MASLFVIRGRDQGKHFQLASTVTRLGRESSNNVQLLDNEASRSHAEIRGDGTGRRYELVDLGSSNGTLVNNRKITRHVLTSGDRIEIGSTLLIFTGTGNVSALDAAHGVDIVRQVRGGDASNIVSSLSREGVVSPYSPEGASSAAVPTPKPTSAATTLPPPIPPPIEMGSDPSRTAGQNSSVVAPERTGQFHGPPVIGRLDADRSLEVMYLTAIAVGRTDDLDEVLDRVLKLVFDWVEADRGCIMLRDPESKRLTPAARCDRDSATDAPQPNPSSKSHDRIQISHTILDYVLQHKQGVRTNDALDDERFDSAASIVQGGVREALCVPLQGRYEIVGMLYVDTYTTPGELVRKGGATRFHDEHLRLITAVGHQAALAIEDTFYYSALLQGERLAAMGQTIATLSHHIKNILQGVRGGSYLIESGLQKDDTDAIRRGWSIVDRNQERISNLVLDMLTFSKERDPVLREGNLNEVVHDVVELMQSRAGQGEIELVSEPEDTLPIATFDGEAIHRAVLNLVTNAIDAATKRVLVKTFYDAAQGWIVDVEDDGEGVPEEDREQIFSLFESKKGARGTGLGLPVSAKILREHGGSLTVDDSPSGGARFRMILPATGTDINELSRSETQA, translated from the coding sequence ATGGCTTCGTTGTTCGTCATTCGAGGACGTGACCAGGGAAAACACTTCCAGCTTGCGTCCACCGTCACCCGACTGGGACGGGAATCCAGCAACAATGTGCAGTTGCTCGACAACGAGGCCTCCCGCAGTCACGCCGAGATTCGCGGCGATGGAACCGGCCGTCGCTACGAACTGGTCGATTTAGGCAGCAGCAACGGAACGCTGGTCAACAACCGCAAAATCACGCGGCACGTTTTGACCAGCGGCGATCGGATTGAAATTGGCTCCACGCTGCTGATCTTCACCGGAACGGGCAACGTGTCCGCCCTCGATGCAGCTCACGGCGTCGACATCGTTCGCCAAGTCCGCGGGGGCGACGCCAGCAACATCGTTTCCTCGCTGTCTCGAGAAGGGGTCGTCTCGCCGTACTCACCGGAGGGAGCCTCCTCGGCCGCTGTCCCCACCCCCAAGCCAACGTCCGCGGCCACGACACTGCCGCCACCGATCCCGCCACCAATCGAAATGGGATCGGATCCATCTCGCACTGCAGGACAGAATTCGTCGGTCGTCGCGCCCGAACGAACCGGGCAATTCCACGGACCACCTGTTATCGGTCGACTCGATGCCGACCGATCGCTCGAAGTGATGTACTTGACCGCCATCGCCGTGGGACGGACCGATGATCTCGACGAGGTTTTGGATCGAGTCTTGAAACTGGTCTTCGACTGGGTCGAGGCTGATCGCGGATGCATCATGCTTCGCGACCCAGAATCCAAACGACTGACTCCCGCGGCCAGGTGCGACCGAGACTCGGCGACCGACGCCCCCCAACCCAACCCCTCGTCCAAATCCCACGACCGGATCCAGATCAGCCACACGATTTTGGATTATGTGCTGCAACACAAACAGGGCGTTCGCACCAACGACGCACTGGACGACGAACGATTTGATTCCGCCGCATCGATCGTCCAAGGCGGCGTACGCGAAGCTCTCTGCGTTCCGCTGCAAGGTCGCTACGAAATCGTTGGCATGCTGTATGTCGACACCTACACCACGCCAGGGGAACTGGTTCGCAAGGGCGGGGCAACTCGCTTCCACGATGAACACCTGCGGTTGATCACCGCGGTCGGACACCAAGCCGCACTCGCCATCGAGGACACGTTCTACTACTCCGCACTCCTGCAAGGCGAACGCTTGGCCGCGATGGGCCAAACCATTGCGACGCTGTCACACCACATCAAGAACATCCTGCAAGGCGTTCGCGGTGGCAGCTACCTGATCGAATCGGGTTTGCAGAAGGATGACACCGACGCCATCCGTCGTGGTTGGTCCATCGTCGATCGCAACCAAGAACGAATCAGCAACCTCGTGCTCGACATGCTGACCTTCTCCAAGGAACGTGACCCGGTGCTGCGAGAAGGCAACCTCAACGAGGTCGTCCATGACGTGGTCGAACTCATGCAGAGCAGGGCAGGGCAGGGCGAAATCGAACTGGTGTCTGAACCGGAAGACACGCTGCCGATTGCCACCTTTGACGGCGAAGCCATTCACAGAGCGGTTCTGAACTTGGTCACCAACGCGATTGATGCGGCTACCAAGAGGGTGCTGGTCAAAACATTCTACGATGCCGCTCAAGGCTGGATCGTTGACGTCGAAGACGACGGCGAAGGCGTCCCCGAAGAAGACCGCGAACAAATCTTCTCGCTGTTTGAATCCAAGAAAGGTGCTCGCGGAACCGGGTTAGGCTTGCCCGTCAGTGCCAAAATCCTGCGTGAACACGGGGGCTCGTTGACCGTGGACGATTCGCCCAGTGGCGGAGCCCGCTTCCGAATGATCCTGCCTGCCACCGGCACCGACATCAACGAACTCTCACGCAGCGAAACCCAAGCGTAG
- a CDS encoding tetratricopeptide repeat protein — MGISGPDEWTEPIEEALLADPPTRWQLIAADQLEGVATIRLVSGFEEEPSDMAVSSAARRQGLRYLLHGEILQATGHEEREDKVSLSWRLTGLQPGTKSAGMPITVDEALISRRYPQLMNVPDLAERTRRAAVLETKRLLAASVDRQQVALASPRMLPGSRAIRRGNELARSGNWPMAEQVWNQVLESHPRNPAALINTSIAATARQDFTTAKDRISEAVRRSAFSPANKSLAEETLVWIELRQRDYHNAFDLPPPPEGWLISRGE; from the coding sequence ATGGGCATCTCGGGCCCTGATGAATGGACGGAACCGATCGAAGAAGCTCTGTTGGCCGATCCGCCTACTCGTTGGCAATTGATCGCAGCGGATCAATTGGAGGGGGTGGCAACCATTCGGCTGGTCTCGGGGTTCGAGGAAGAACCGAGCGACATGGCGGTCAGTTCCGCCGCCAGACGCCAAGGGCTGCGATACCTGTTGCATGGCGAAATCTTGCAAGCAACTGGGCACGAAGAGCGTGAAGACAAGGTCAGCCTCTCTTGGCGATTGACCGGTTTGCAGCCCGGCACGAAATCCGCCGGGATGCCGATCACGGTGGACGAAGCCTTGATCTCACGACGCTACCCGCAACTGATGAATGTTCCTGATCTGGCGGAGCGAACCCGTCGTGCGGCAGTTCTAGAAACCAAGCGACTGCTGGCCGCCAGCGTTGATCGTCAACAAGTCGCGTTGGCCTCCCCACGCATGCTGCCGGGCAGCCGAGCGATTCGGCGCGGCAATGAGTTGGCTCGATCGGGCAATTGGCCAATGGCGGAACAGGTTTGGAATCAAGTGTTGGAATCTCATCCCCGAAATCCAGCGGCGCTGATCAACACTTCGATCGCAGCGACAGCCCGGCAAGACTTCACCACAGCCAAGGACCGCATTTCCGAGGCGGTCCGCCGGTCGGCTTTTTCACCGGCGAACAAGTCACTGGCGGAAGAGACTCTGGTTTGGATCGAACTGCGTCAGCGTGATTATCACAACGCGTTTGACCTGCCACCGCCGCCTGAAGGCTGGCTCATCTCTCGCGGCGAGTGA
- the rsmH gene encoding 16S rRNA (cytosine(1402)-N(4))-methyltransferase RsmH, whose protein sequence is MTASQPEDRTDQVSETSSAEAAPAETEHVSVMPNEIVHWVREINPTTIIDGTYGGGGHTRLLADVLADADTASGTPRVIAIDRDPAVVRRDEQKAWIQDDPRIELFLGSYENSPKALDALDLTHADALVLDLGLSSDQLADRNRGFTFTIEDAELDLRFDPENGVPAYRWLQQHSEKEIADAIYQFGEERFSRRIAKQIVLRARERNPVTQVGELVEICRRCVPRSRNHDIHPATRTFQALRIAINDELGGLTRTLQSAPDWIAPGGRAVIISFHSLEDRIVKNAFREDDRWEILTRKPLRPTEEEVQANPRSRSAKLRVAKRV, encoded by the coding sequence GTGACAGCGTCGCAGCCAGAGGATCGAACCGACCAAGTTTCTGAGACGTCTTCCGCGGAGGCAGCCCCCGCGGAAACAGAACACGTCAGCGTGATGCCAAATGAGATCGTGCATTGGGTTCGAGAAATCAACCCCACCACGATCATCGATGGCACCTACGGTGGCGGTGGGCACACGCGTTTGCTGGCCGATGTGCTGGCTGATGCCGACACCGCATCCGGTACACCACGCGTGATTGCGATTGATCGCGATCCCGCGGTGGTTCGGCGTGATGAGCAGAAGGCTTGGATCCAAGACGACCCGCGAATCGAATTGTTTCTGGGCAGCTATGAAAATTCGCCCAAGGCACTCGATGCGTTGGACCTGACGCACGCCGATGCTTTGGTGCTGGACTTGGGTTTGTCCAGTGATCAACTGGCCGACCGAAACCGGGGGTTCACCTTCACGATCGAAGACGCGGAACTGGATCTGCGGTTCGATCCTGAAAATGGTGTTCCGGCTTATCGCTGGCTGCAACAACACAGCGAAAAAGAAATCGCCGACGCGATCTATCAATTCGGCGAAGAACGATTCAGTCGCCGCATCGCCAAACAGATCGTCTTGCGAGCCCGCGAGCGCAACCCGGTCACCCAAGTCGGCGAGTTGGTGGAGATCTGCCGTCGCTGTGTGCCCCGTTCACGCAACCACGACATCCATCCTGCCACGCGAACCTTCCAGGCTCTGCGGATCGCCATCAATGATGAACTCGGCGGGCTGACGCGAACCCTGCAGTCCGCTCCCGACTGGATCGCGCCCGGCGGACGAGCGGTCATCATCAGCTTTCATTCGCTGGAAGATCGCATTGTCAAAAATGCATTTCGAGAGGACGACCGCTGGGAAATTCTGACACGGAAACCGCTGCGCCCCACCGAGGAAGAGGTCCAAGCGAACCCCCGCAGTCGCAGCGCCAAACTCCGAGTCGCCAAGCGCGTCTAG
- a CDS encoding sugar phosphate isomerase/epimerase family protein, with translation MRPDQPARSISNRRQFLRRLGTTSAVGYAAYLAHQVSPSPLSTDANGLLGQGRALWAAEQNGNAAPTSTGYLKQSLKAGMIRTGKSDAANPWIERFRIAKEAGFEGVEPNTSPGMDVQAMVAASTETGLTIDGTVGGYHWGTTHTSPEAATRKKAQQLLEESLQQTADLGADTFLIVPGHGKDGTAEEVRQRAFEALDRAVPLAEKLGVKILIENVWNHFLYDHGGDEKQSAQPLAEFIDSFDTPWIGVQFDLGNHWKYGDVAEWVTTLGHRIGKLDIKGFSREQGRFTDVTEGDIDWASVRKALAGINFQGWVAAEVGGGDAERLQKIHGQIESALHCTKTLAQIKAETA, from the coding sequence ATGCGTCCTGACCAACCCGCTCGATCGATCAGCAACCGCCGCCAGTTCCTTCGCCGTCTGGGAACGACATCCGCGGTCGGATACGCCGCGTACTTGGCTCATCAAGTCAGCCCCTCCCCGCTGAGCACCGATGCCAACGGATTGCTGGGGCAGGGCAGGGCACTTTGGGCAGCCGAACAGAACGGAAACGCCGCCCCAACCAGCACCGGCTATCTGAAGCAGTCCCTGAAAGCTGGCATGATCCGAACTGGGAAGTCGGACGCCGCCAACCCTTGGATCGAGCGATTCCGAATCGCCAAAGAAGCGGGATTCGAAGGCGTGGAACCGAACACCTCGCCCGGCATGGACGTCCAAGCCATGGTCGCCGCCTCCACGGAAACCGGTTTGACGATCGACGGAACGGTCGGTGGCTACCACTGGGGCACAACGCACACCAGCCCTGAAGCTGCGACTCGTAAGAAAGCTCAGCAGTTGCTCGAGGAGTCGCTGCAACAAACCGCCGACTTGGGAGCGGACACGTTCCTCATCGTTCCCGGTCATGGCAAAGACGGCACGGCCGAAGAAGTTCGCCAGCGCGCCTTCGAAGCCCTCGATCGCGCCGTTCCTCTGGCCGAGAAACTGGGCGTCAAAATCCTGATCGAAAACGTCTGGAACCATTTCTTGTACGACCACGGGGGAGACGAAAAGCAATCGGCTCAGCCTTTGGCGGAGTTCATCGACTCCTTCGACACACCTTGGATCGGTGTCCAATTCGATCTGGGGAATCACTGGAAGTACGGCGACGTGGCCGAATGGGTGACAACGCTGGGACACCGAATCGGCAAACTGGACATCAAGGGATTCTCCCGTGAACAAGGTCGCTTCACCGACGTCACCGAAGGCGACATCGACTGGGCCAGCGTCCGCAAGGCACTCGCAGGAATCAATTTCCAAGGCTGGGTGGCCGCCGAGGTCGGTGGCGGTGACGCTGAACGACTGCAGAAGATCCACGGCCAAATTGAATCGGCACTGCACTGCACCAAAACGCTGGCGCAAATCAAGGCAGAGACCGCGTGA
- a CDS encoding acyl-CoA thioesterase: MTTDLPQHVFHLRVRYDECDPMGLVHHSNYLRYFEIGRTEFLRSTGGRYREVEEAGLYVVVVHIDCRYRASARYDDEIQIVTRIAKITAAKIIHEYEIRRGNELLVQATVTLAVIDKNGQLQRVPEALLT; the protein is encoded by the coding sequence ATGACGACAGATTTGCCGCAACATGTGTTCCATTTACGTGTTCGCTACGACGAATGTGACCCGATGGGATTGGTTCACCATTCGAATTATTTGCGATATTTCGAAATCGGCCGCACTGAATTCCTGCGCTCGACGGGGGGGCGGTACCGCGAAGTCGAAGAAGCCGGGCTGTATGTCGTGGTCGTCCACATCGATTGTCGCTATCGTGCCTCCGCACGTTATGATGATGAAATTCAGATCGTGACCCGAATCGCGAAGATCACGGCAGCTAAAATCATCCATGAGTATGAAATCCGCCGTGGCAACGAACTGCTCGTGCAAGCGACCGTGACATTGGCGGTGATTGATAAGAATGGTCAATTGCAACGTGTTCCCGAAGCATTGTTGACCTGA
- a CDS encoding bifunctional proline dehydrogenase/L-glutamate gamma-semialdehyde dehydrogenase, which produces MNQPEPASSSTLQDFDPHQDAAAAIELAADLLRESRALQTPQERRQQSELDRMIGHDADKATLVEMTDQAFRTHTPARVADQMTHLLDLQGIPRFFSPVEQAMLKGFQSFGEYLPGVAVPLVKEKMRRETANVILPAEPDLLTPHLASRQRHGVAMNVNLLGEAMLGDEETRKRMQSFCELLRMPEVRCISVKLTTLYSQVSPLARNHTIRMVADRLERLYRNANHMDDGSKAKDKFVYLDMEEYSDLYLTADVLRETLERDDLESVQAGIALQAYVPDSCLVMRDLIEWSAKRVAAGGAPLTIRLVKGANLEMERVHASVGGWQVAPYTNKHDTDANFKRMLKELLIAAAAGNLRVGVASHNLFDVALAKIWTQRLGASDSVQFEMLEGMANHQRRALTERDAAMLLYAPACRKSDFLHAITYLIRRLDENTGAENFLRHAYRLQPNTPDFDLLAGRFKDALLDCETVSVQPRRTQNRHQTPVQPPAAEHWTQFVNEPDTDWSLPHHSTWAQETLDRWKPLCDEQAIRVTPVLVGLPAADSLEGDDRVSAEWFTTDDVSRPGVVTCRYKKATSAAVESAVQAASESTWAKDLPVAERHTILRAVAQLARERRGDWIGSMVAGAGKTVAEADPEVSEAIDFLEFYPLTMKAWDECAGIQCEPRGVVAVITPWNFPLAIACGGIAAGIAAGNPVVVKPSMQTLLPAWEMCQAFWDAGVPRDALQFVICDDEVAEEWLVKNPIVDTVILTGGTSTAKRMLDVRPDLHLLAETGGKNVTIVTAMADRDLAIKHVLHSAFGHSGQKCSATSLLLLENEVFDDPGFRETLADAVRSLPVGSAWDLHTRVTPLVDPPTDKLRRGLQELESGESWLVMSERIDGNPTLYRPGVKWDVQPGSFTHTTELFGPVMGVMRFGRLEEAIEIVRSTGYGLTSGLESLDDREIKLWRESIPAGNLYINRPTTGAIVLRQPFGGVGLSAYGPGIKAGGPNYVLALSRVTHQSDWQPSTDEVDASHDQLDRMRDWIERGRYSEEMLGDAQKFRIERAITSQEIANATDFALEHDTYQLVGQDNIRRYRSVNGMTVRIEQGDDIVDAIVAISAAVCVGTQFTLSLSSELDRSMRAMLETTADWLPGLIDPIDESVEQLVERVEAGGVSRMRTLTPAKESIRRVCGRNFITVIDEPVVDHGRIECLRYLNEQSISHDYHRYGNLGRRSANFSKTEGE; this is translated from the coding sequence TTGAATCAGCCTGAACCAGCCTCCTCGTCCACGTTGCAGGATTTCGATCCCCATCAAGATGCTGCCGCCGCGATTGAACTGGCCGCCGATCTGTTGCGGGAATCGCGAGCGCTCCAGACGCCGCAGGAACGCCGCCAGCAATCTGAGCTGGATCGCATGATCGGCCACGATGCTGACAAGGCCACCCTGGTCGAAATGACGGACCAGGCTTTCCGTACACACACGCCAGCCCGTGTGGCGGACCAGATGACTCACCTGCTGGATTTGCAGGGCATCCCACGATTTTTCAGCCCGGTCGAACAAGCCATGCTGAAAGGGTTTCAGTCCTTTGGCGAGTACCTGCCCGGTGTGGCCGTGCCGCTGGTCAAAGAAAAGATGCGCCGCGAAACGGCCAATGTGATTCTGCCTGCGGAACCAGATCTATTGACTCCGCACTTGGCATCCCGCCAACGTCACGGCGTGGCAATGAACGTGAACTTGCTCGGCGAAGCGATGCTGGGCGATGAAGAAACTCGCAAACGGATGCAGTCGTTCTGCGAGTTGCTTCGCATGCCGGAGGTGCGGTGCATCTCGGTCAAATTGACCACCCTCTACAGCCAGGTATCGCCGCTGGCCCGGAATCACACGATCCGGATGGTCGCCGATCGATTGGAGCGTCTGTACCGCAACGCCAATCACATGGACGATGGTTCCAAGGCGAAGGACAAGTTCGTTTACCTGGACATGGAAGAGTACAGCGATCTGTACCTGACCGCAGACGTGTTGCGAGAGACCTTGGAACGCGATGACTTGGAATCGGTCCAGGCCGGGATCGCACTGCAAGCCTACGTGCCGGATTCCTGCTTGGTGATGCGTGATCTGATCGAGTGGTCGGCGAAACGAGTTGCTGCTGGCGGTGCGCCGCTGACGATTCGTTTGGTCAAAGGCGCCAACCTCGAAATGGAACGCGTGCATGCCTCCGTCGGTGGTTGGCAGGTGGCTCCGTACACGAACAAACACGACACCGATGCCAACTTCAAACGGATGTTGAAGGAATTGCTCATCGCTGCGGCGGCAGGCAATCTTCGCGTGGGGGTGGCTTCCCACAACCTGTTTGATGTGGCGCTGGCCAAAATCTGGACGCAACGTTTGGGTGCGTCCGATTCGGTCCAGTTTGAAATGCTGGAGGGCATGGCCAACCATCAACGTCGCGCGTTGACCGAACGCGATGCGGCGATGTTGCTGTATGCACCGGCCTGCCGCAAATCCGACTTCTTGCATGCGATCACGTATCTGATTCGTCGCTTGGATGAAAACACGGGCGCCGAAAACTTTTTGCGACATGCCTATCGATTGCAGCCCAACACGCCGGACTTTGATCTGTTGGCAGGTCGATTCAAGGATGCATTGTTGGATTGCGAGACGGTCTCGGTCCAGCCTCGACGGACGCAGAACCGACACCAGACTCCTGTGCAGCCACCTGCGGCGGAGCACTGGACGCAGTTCGTGAATGAACCCGATACCGATTGGTCGCTGCCCCACCACTCGACGTGGGCACAAGAGACCTTGGATCGTTGGAAACCACTTTGCGATGAGCAAGCGATCCGCGTGACTCCCGTGTTGGTGGGTTTGCCCGCTGCGGACTCGCTCGAAGGAGACGACCGGGTTTCTGCCGAATGGTTCACCACTGACGATGTCTCTCGGCCTGGTGTCGTGACGTGCCGGTACAAAAAAGCGACTTCCGCTGCGGTGGAGTCCGCCGTTCAGGCGGCCAGTGAGTCGACATGGGCCAAAGATCTTCCGGTCGCAGAACGCCACACGATCCTGCGTGCGGTCGCCCAATTGGCTCGCGAGAGACGTGGGGATTGGATCGGCAGCATGGTGGCTGGAGCGGGCAAAACGGTTGCTGAAGCAGACCCAGAAGTCAGCGAAGCGATCGATTTCTTGGAGTTCTATCCGCTGACCATGAAGGCCTGGGACGAGTGCGCTGGGATCCAGTGTGAACCACGCGGCGTGGTTGCCGTGATCACACCTTGGAACTTCCCTCTGGCGATCGCCTGCGGTGGCATCGCAGCGGGCATCGCCGCAGGCAACCCGGTGGTTGTGAAACCATCGATGCAAACCTTGTTGCCGGCTTGGGAGATGTGCCAAGCGTTCTGGGATGCGGGGGTTCCTCGTGACGCGTTGCAGTTCGTGATTTGTGACGACGAAGTCGCCGAGGAGTGGTTGGTCAAAAATCCGATCGTCGACACCGTCATCTTGACCGGTGGCACATCGACCGCGAAGCGCATGTTGGATGTTCGCCCCGACCTGCACTTGTTAGCTGAAACCGGTGGCAAGAATGTCACGATCGTGACCGCGATGGCGGATCGCGACTTGGCGATCAAGCACGTGTTGCACTCGGCGTTTGGGCACAGCGGGCAAAAATGCAGCGCCACGTCGTTGTTGTTGCTTGAAAACGAAGTCTTTGACGACCCCGGATTTCGCGAAACGTTGGCGGATGCGGTGCGGAGTTTGCCCGTCGGTTCTGCATGGGATTTGCACACCCGAGTGACTCCATTGGTCGATCCACCGACTGACAAACTGCGACGTGGTTTGCAAGAGCTTGAAAGTGGAGAGTCTTGGTTGGTGATGTCCGAACGCATCGATGGCAATCCAACGCTCTATCGCCCTGGAGTGAAGTGGGACGTGCAGCCCGGTAGCTTCACTCACACGACCGAATTGTTTGGACCTGTGATGGGTGTGATGCGATTCGGGCGATTGGAAGAAGCGATCGAGATTGTGCGTTCGACCGGCTATGGTTTGACCAGCGGCTTGGAAAGTTTGGACGATCGCGAAATCAAACTCTGGCGAGAATCCATTCCTGCTGGCAACCTGTACATCAACCGTCCAACGACCGGTGCGATTGTGTTGCGACAACCATTCGGCGGCGTCGGTCTTTCCGCGTACGGACCAGGGATCAAAGCCGGCGGGCCCAACTACGTGCTCGCACTTTCTCGCGTCACGCATCAGAGCGATTGGCAACCGTCCACGGACGAGGTGGACGCTTCGCACGATCAGCTCGATCGCATGCGAGATTGGATCGAGCGTGGTCGCTACTCCGAGGAAATGTTGGGGGATGCCCAGAAGTTCCGAATCGAACGCGCGATCACCTCGCAAGAGATCGCCAACGCGACGGATTTTGCATTGGAGCACGACACTTATCAGTTGGTTGGCCAAGACAACATTCGTCGCTACCGATCGGTGAACGGGATGACGGTTCGAATCGAGCAAGGCGATGACATTGTCGATGCGATCGTGGCCATATCTGCCGCGGTGTGCGTCGGGACTCAGTTCACGCTTTCTTTGTCGTCGGAACTGGATCGGTCGATGCGAGCGATGCTCGAAACCACGGCGGATTGGTTGCCTGGTTTGATCGATCCGATCGATGAGTCCGTGGAACAACTGGTCGAGCGAGTGGAAGCGGGTGGTGTCAGCCGGATGCGAACACTGACGCCCGCGAAAGAATCGATTCGTCGAGTTTGTGGGCGAAACTTCATCACGGTCATTGATGAACCGGTCGTGGATCATGGTCGCATCGAATGCCTGCGGTACTTGAACGAGCAATCGATCTCGCACGACTATCACCGTTATGGCAACCTGGGACGTCGATCAGCCAATTTCTCGAAGACAGAAGGTGAATGA
- a CDS encoding DUF167 domain-containing protein translates to MSESNVALDRQCEGLTWKFRVRVTPKAKKASVGGLHDGALKVSVHTVPEDGKANKAVIASLAKWLRVSKGRVAIVAGETSRLKTIVVEFKSQDEMNAADAKLKKELS, encoded by the coding sequence GTGAGTGAATCAAATGTCGCGCTGGACCGACAGTGCGAAGGACTGACATGGAAGTTTCGCGTGCGGGTCACTCCCAAAGCGAAGAAGGCATCCGTGGGTGGGCTGCACGACGGAGCGTTGAAAGTGTCGGTTCACACGGTGCCCGAAGATGGCAAAGCCAACAAAGCGGTCATCGCTTCGCTTGCGAAATGGTTGCGCGTCAGCAAGGGCCGTGTGGCGATCGTCGCGGGCGAAACCTCTCGGCTGAAGACGATCGTGGTCGAATTCAAGTCGCAGGACGAGATGAACGCTGCCGACGCAAAGCTGAAAAAAGAGTTGTCGTGA